From Lycium ferocissimum isolate CSIRO_LF1 chromosome 12, AGI_CSIRO_Lferr_CH_V1, whole genome shotgun sequence, one genomic window encodes:
- the LOC132041143 gene encoding histone-lysine N-methyltransferase ASHH3-like isoform X2 — protein sequence MPAMKTAVHGGIGHVFSKLTKEIGDPVDFELPEWLNKWQSMPYTFIKRNIYLTKKVKRRLEDDGIFCSCSSTPETSTVCGKDCLCGLLMSSCSSGCKCGISCLNKPFHQRPVKKMKLVKTEKCGSGIVADEDIERGDFVIEYVGEVIDDKTCEERLWKMKHSGETNFYLCEINRDMVIDATYKGNKSRYINHSCCPNTEMQKWTIDGETRIGIFAARDIKRGEHLTYDYKFVQFGADQDCHCGAVGCRRKLGVKPNKPKLPASNAALKLVACQVAATSPKLKALLSTHHVLQAGVPPIGYHSDIKIRRPRNCIGQVIRIIRSLDTRSHC from the exons ATGCCTGCTATGAAG ACTGCTGTTCATGGTGGGATTGGGCACGTATTCAGCAAACTAACAAAGGAGATTGGTGATCCTGTTGATTTTGAACTTCCAGAGTGGTTAAATAAATGGCAATCAATGCCCTATACCTTTATAAAGCGCA ATATATACCTCACTAAGAAGGTAAAGCGACGTTTGGAAGATGATGGTATATTTTGTTCCTGCAGCTCAACGCCAGAAACTTCTACTGTGTGTGGCAAGGATTGTCTCTGTGG CCTGCTGATGTCTAGCTGCTCCTCGGGTTGTAAATGTGGGATTTCTTGTCTGAATAAGCCATTCCATCAACGTCCtgtgaagaagatgaaattagTGAAG ACTGAGAAATGTGGCTCTGGGATTGTGGCAGATGAAGATATCGAGCGAGGAGACTTTGTTATAGAGTATGTGGGAGAAG TTATTGATGACAAAACATGTGAAGAGAGGCTTTGGAAAATGAAGCACAGTGGGGAAACAAACTTTTACTTGTGTGAAATCAATCGGGATATGGTGATTGATGCCACTTACAAGGGCAATAAATCCAGATACATTAATCATAGTTGTTGTCCAAATACTGAGATGCAGAAATG GACGATTGATGGTGAAACAAGAATTGGCATATTTGCGGCACGAGACATTAAAAGGGGCGAGCATCTGACCTACGATTACAA GTTTGTTCAATTTGGTGCAGATCAAGATTGCCACTGCGGTGCTGTAGGATGTAGGAGAAAGCTGGGCGTTAAACCTAACAAGCCAAAACTCCCTGCTTCAAATGCTGCGTTAAAGCTAGTGGCATGTCAGGTGGCTGCCACCTCTCCCAAATTGAAAGCGCTTCTATCTACGCATCAT GTTTTACAAGCTGGAGTTCCTCCAATAG GTTATCATTCTGACATAAAAATAAGGCGACCTCGTAATTGCATTGGTCAAGTTATAAGAATAATCCGCTCTCTTGACACAAG